In Odontesthes bonariensis isolate fOdoBon6 chromosome 20, fOdoBon6.hap1, whole genome shotgun sequence, a genomic segment contains:
- the acbd5a gene encoding acyl-CoA-binding domain-containing protein 5A: MEVESVSVEETSRLTRLRFEAAVKVIKSLPPDGPFQPSNDMMLKFYSYYKQATVGACDIPRPGFWDAVGKAKWDAWDSLGEMPKEEAMAAYVDEMKLILEGMPMNDEVEELLRVLGPFYELVDEKKKITQISDLTTGMGTVMNSMVSNNVKKSIIRNMEMNGTLETRPARLKQKEEKLQEEEEEEDLDDEDEDDEEEEEEEEEEEEEEEEEEIMEVRKDKKSAAPQPKKKSLTKRHKAPVSNGKLANGVTHLANGSHSRAALNSDDTQEGSVGEPALNGHHADSRTNHVASDSDSEVYCDSVDQFGQEENSEHNRSLDDLDEEESHNLLPVEDLQEDAQEPPQAIRCGGEDGAPGGAVSQRSRQSADIPGRSSVRRGRGSRSPGPSSGSLQPSHGGGAGDGGHWGGATTPSESLNEQIVVALARLQEDMQSVLERLHTLEALTTSQARSVAFSPAHVSHPAHQRSRKPSWWPFDISPASLAFAVLWPFVVQWFIRLYMQRRRRRIN; encoded by the exons ATGGAGGTGGAGAGCGTCAGCGTGGAAGAGACGAGCCGTCTGACCCGGCTGAGGTTTGAAGCCGCCGTCAAAGTGATCAAGAGTTTACCCCCCGATG GCCCCTTTCAGCCCTCCAATGACATGATGCTCAAGTTCTACAGCTATTATAAACAGGCCACTGTGGGAGCCTGTGATATACCCCGTCCGGGCTTTTGGGATGCAGTTGGCAAAGCTAAATG GGATGCGTGGGATTCACTTGGAGAGATGCCAAAAGAAGAAGCAATGGCGGCCTACGTTGATGAAATGAAACTG ATCCTGGAGGGCATGCCCATGAATGACGAGGTGGAGGAGCTCCTGCGGGTCCTCGGCCCGTTCTACGAGCTGGTTGATGAGAAGAAAAAGATCACGCAGATATCGGACCTGACCACGG GTATGGGCACCGTGATGAATTCAATGGTGTCAAATAATGTCAAAAAGAGCATCATAAGGAACATGGAAATGAACGGCACTTTGGAGACTCGGCCTGCCAGGCTCaaacaaaaggaagaaaagctgcaggaggaggaggaggaggaggatctgGACGAtgaggatgaagatgatgaggaggaagaagaagaagaggaagaagaggaagaagaagaagaagaggaggagattaTGGAGGTCAGAAAAG aCAAGAAATCCGCAGCGCCACaaccaaagaagaagagtttaacaaagagacacaaagcaccCGTCTCAAATGGTAAATTGGCTAACGGGGTCACCCATCTGGCAAATGGGAGTCATTCCAGAGCCGCTCTGAACAGCGACGACACGCAGGAAGGCTCAGTCGGCGAGCCTGCGCTCAATGGGCACCACGCAG ATTCAAGAACCAATCACGTGGCCAGTGACTCGGACAGTGAAGTCTACTGTGATTCTGTGGACCAGTTTGGCCAAGAAGAG AACTCGGAGCACAACCGCTCTCTGGATGATCTGGATGAAGAAGAAAGCCACAACCTGCTGCCTGTAGAGGACCTGCAGGAGGATGCTCAGGAGCCCCCACAGGCCATCAGGTGTGGGGGGGAAGATGGGGCGCCAGGTGGAGCGGTGTCTCAGAGGTCCAGGCAGAGTGCGGATATTCCAGGCAGATCCTCAGTCCGAAGAGGGCGGG GTTCCAGGTCTCCAGGCCCGAGCTCTGGGTCTCTGCAGCCGTCGCACGGCGGGGGAGCTGGGGACGGGGGCCACTGGGGAGGCGCAACAACACCCAGTGAGAGCCTGAATGAGCAGATTGTTGTTGCACTGGCCCGGCTGCAGGAGGACATGCAGAGTGTTCTGGAGAGGCTGCACACCTTGGAGGCTCTAACCACCAGCCAG GCTAGATCGGTGGCTTTTTCGCCCGCTCATGTGTCGCATCCAGCACATCAAAGGAGTCGG AAACCATCCTGGTGGCCTTTTGACATATCTCCGGCCAGTTTGGCCTTTGCTGTCCTGTGGCCATTCGTCGTCCAGTGGTTCATCCGTCTTTACATGCAGAGAAGGAGAAG ACGCATCAACTAA
- the mastl gene encoding serine/threonine-protein kinase greatwall isoform X1, with translation MDADEKRNAGINVKALDVPKPPSIDDFIVLKPISRGAFGKVYLARKKCNARLYAIKVMKKASMVDKNMTTQMKAERDALALSKSPFVVHLFYSLQTATKIYLVMEYLIGGDVKSLLHIYGYFDQDMAVKYISHVALALDYLHCHGIIHRDLKPDNMLISNEGHIKLTDFGLSKVKLDHELNLMDILTTPSLAKPKKDYFRTPGQVLSLISSLGFNTPAGEGKRHCSASVVSSPTSCSKIKPKNNSLGSPLMKKTDRMYSPAECLFKMGPKTGVFSPHSLTKNLAPTLLKSRKRFETMSAGSTTDTEGGVSPLWECEEKENECITHHRGRRQSESKGREQADGPTELDTCAETSFSLSKKSSRCHQENICASVRNDCQPAVPVSVKRTFSDIGRSPEPLEMRAKKANADYQRFYEIPEESVRSHTGLTGTFSNVHVGHRVPKRSSPVVVAKSLFSDPSEPAEDVFEDGAKDLSHSNITSPLPGTRDICRSLSLDFDGSMHEKSIIIDSHAAVHLGKLLENRNSASSEEHDQSKDFSVAESLPQAPSVVATETPKLGHSGRRADSERSLLSRLPDLPCDVAQSPSFLKPGNVVAFRSYCSSINRSNVSGVSRLSVGSLEAMDLSTSAFYHSASGTATPVQKRRSSNSSLYQTPKPMSTAHTPFRTPKSVRRGALPVERAPILGTPDYLAPELLLGHPHVSGRGLFDCMVDWWALGVCLFEFLTGVPPFNDETPQLVFQNILNRDIPWPEGEEELCPNARNAIEILLTMDMTRRAGLKELKCHPLFDGLDWDNLQNQPMPFIPQPEDETDTSYFEARNNAQHIAVSGFSL, from the exons ATGGACGCTGATGAGAAGCGAAATGCGGGGATAAATGTCAAAGCGTTGGACGTCCCTAAACCGCCTTCTATCGACGATTTCATCGTTTTGAAACCCATCAGCCGTGGTGCTTTCGGGAAGGTCTACCTTGCTCGAAAGAAGTGCAATGCACGCCTATATGCTATTAAG gTGATGAAGAAGGCCAGCATGGTTGATAAGAACATGACGACTCAGATGAAGGCAGAGCGAGACGCACTTGCTCTGAGCAAAAGTCCCTTCGTGGTTCATCTGTTTTACTCCCTACAGACAGCCACCAAGATCTATCTG GTAATGGAATACCTCATTGGTGGAGATGTCAAATCTCTCCTTCATATTTATGGTTATTTTGACCAGGACATGGCTGTGAAATACATCTCACATGTGGCACTGGCTTTGGACTACCTCCACTGTCATGGTATAATCCACAG GGACCTGAAGCCAGACAACATGCTTATATCCAACGAAGGTCACATCAAACTAACAGACTTTGGTCTCTCAAAAGTCAAGCTTGACCATG AGCTGAATCTCATGGACATCCTGACCACTCCATCCTTGGCTAAACCGAAAAAGGATTACTTCCGCACGCCAGGTCAAGTCCTCTCCTTAATCAGCTCCCTTGGGTTT AATACACCTGCAGGAGAAGGAAAGCGTCACTGCAGCGCCTCTGTTGTGTCCAGCCCCACGTCCTGCAGCAAAATAAAGCCCAAGAATAACTCCCTTGGTTCTCCTTTGATGAAGAAAACGGATCGGATGTATTCTCCGGCCGAGTGCCTTTTTAAAATGG GACCAAAGACGGGTGTGTTTAGTCCTCATAGCCTGACGAAAAATCTGGCTCCCACGTTGCTTAAGAGCAGGAAGAGGTTTGAAACGATGAGTGCGGGCAGCACCACCGACACCGAGGGGGGCGTCAGTCCACTGTGGGAGTGTGAGGAG AAGGAAAATGAATGCATCACTCACCATAGAGGTAGAAGGCAGTCTGAGTCAAAAGGCCGTGAACAGGCCGATGGACCCACAGAACTAGACACCTGTGCTGAGACCTCTTTTAGTCTTTCAAAAAAGTCAAGTCGATGCCATCAGGAGAACATTTGTGCGTCGGTGAGAAATGACTGCCAGCCTGCGGTTCCCGTATCTGTTAAGAGGACTTTTTCAGATATAGGAAGAAGTCCAGAGCCGCTGGAGATGAGAGCCAAAAAGGCAAATGCAGACTACCAGAGATTCTACGAGATTCCAGAAGAGAGTGTGAGGTCTCACACTGGTCTGACGGGGACGTTTTCCAACGTCCATGTGGGACACCGGGTTCCGAAGCGCTCCAGTCCCGTTGTTGTAGCCAAAAGTCTGTTTAGTGACCCGAGTGAGCCGGCGGAGGACGTGTTTGAAGATGGCGCTAAAGACTTGTCACATTCAAATATCACATCACCGCTTCCTGGGACCCGGGACATCTGCAGGAGCTTGAGCCTCGACTTTGATGGGTCCATGCATGAAAAGTCAATAATTATTGACAGCCATGCAGCTGTCCATCTGGGAAAGCTGCTGGAAAACAGGAACTCGGCATCATCTGAGGAGCATGACCAGAGTAAAGACTTCTCCGTCGCTGAATCACTGCCACAGGCTCCTTCTGTCGTCGCTACTGAAACCCCAAAACTGGGCCACAGCGGACGGAGGGCTGACTCCGAGCGTTCCCTCCTCAGCCGACTCCCCGATCTTCCCTGCGATGTCGCACAGTCCCCCTCGTTCCTCAAGCCAGGAAACGTCGTAGCCTTCCGTAGCTACTGTAGCTCCATCAACCGCTCCAACGTGTCGGGGGTTTCCAGACTCAGCGTTGGATCTTTGGAGGCGATGGACCTGTCCACATCAGCTTTTTATCACTCTGCGTCTGGCACTGCGACACCGGTGCAGAAAAGACGAAGCTCCAACAGTTCTCTTTATCAG ACTCCTAAGCCCATGTCGACCGCCCACACCCCTTTCAGGACGCCAAAGAGCGTGAGAAGGGGTGCGCTGCCTGTGGAGCGGGCTCCCATTTTAGGAACCCCGGACTATTTGGCTCCAGAGCTGCTTCTGGGACACCCGCACG TTTCAGGACGTGGTCTGTTCG ACTGCATGGTGGACTGGTGGGCGCTCGGCGTGTGTCTGTTCGAGTTCCTCACAGGTGTGCCGCCTTTCAACGACGAGACGCCTCAGCTGGTCTTCCAGAACATTCTCAACAGAG ACATCCCCTGGCCTGAAGGAGAGGAGGAACTCTGTCCAAACGCAAGGAATGCCATTGAGATCCTACTTACCATGGACATGACGAGGCGTGCTGGTCTTAAAG AGCTGAAGTGCCACCCCCTGTTCGACGGGCTGGACTGGGAcaacctgcagaaccagccgATGCCTTTCATACCTCAGCCAGAGGATGAAACCGACACCTCGTACTTCGAGGCGAGAAACAATGCTCAGCACATAGCCGTGTCTGGCTTCAGTCTGTAG
- the mastl gene encoding serine/threonine-protein kinase greatwall isoform X2, whose amino-acid sequence MDADEKRNAGINVKALDVPKPPSIDDFIVLKPISRGAFGKVYLARKKCNARLYAIKVMKKASMVDKNMTTQMKAERDALALSKSPFVVHLFYSLQTATKIYLVMEYLIGGDVKSLLHIYGYFDQDMAVKYISHVALALDYLHCHGIIHRDLKPDNMLISNEGHIKLTDFGLSKVKLDHELNLMDILTTPSLAKPKKDYFRTPGQVLSLISSLGFNTPAGEGKRHCSASVVSSPTSCSKIKPKNNSLGSPLMKKTDRMYSPAECLFKMGPKTGVFSPHSLTKNLAPTLLKSRKRFETMSAGSTTDTEGGVSPLWECEEKENECITHHRGRRQSESKGREQADGPTELDTCAETSFSLSKKSSRCHQENICASVRNDCQPAVPVSVKRTFSDIGRSPEPLEMRAKKANADYQRFYEIPEESVRSHTGLTGTFSNVHVGHRVPKRSSPVVVAKSLFSDPSEPAEDVFEDGAKDLSHSNITSPLPGTRDICRSLSLDFDGSMHEKSIIIDSHAAVHLGKLLENRNSASSEEHDQSKDFSVAESLPQAPSVVATETPKLGHSGRRADSERSLLSRLPDLPCDVAQSPSFLKPGNVVAFRSYCSSINRSNVSGVSRLSVGSLEAMDLSTSAFYHSASGTATPVQKRRSSNSSLYQTPKPMSTAHTPFRTPKSVRRGALPVERAPILGTPDYLAPELLLGHPHDCMVDWWALGVCLFEFLTGVPPFNDETPQLVFQNILNRDIPWPEGEEELCPNARNAIEILLTMDMTRRAGLKELKCHPLFDGLDWDNLQNQPMPFIPQPEDETDTSYFEARNNAQHIAVSGFSL is encoded by the exons ATGGACGCTGATGAGAAGCGAAATGCGGGGATAAATGTCAAAGCGTTGGACGTCCCTAAACCGCCTTCTATCGACGATTTCATCGTTTTGAAACCCATCAGCCGTGGTGCTTTCGGGAAGGTCTACCTTGCTCGAAAGAAGTGCAATGCACGCCTATATGCTATTAAG gTGATGAAGAAGGCCAGCATGGTTGATAAGAACATGACGACTCAGATGAAGGCAGAGCGAGACGCACTTGCTCTGAGCAAAAGTCCCTTCGTGGTTCATCTGTTTTACTCCCTACAGACAGCCACCAAGATCTATCTG GTAATGGAATACCTCATTGGTGGAGATGTCAAATCTCTCCTTCATATTTATGGTTATTTTGACCAGGACATGGCTGTGAAATACATCTCACATGTGGCACTGGCTTTGGACTACCTCCACTGTCATGGTATAATCCACAG GGACCTGAAGCCAGACAACATGCTTATATCCAACGAAGGTCACATCAAACTAACAGACTTTGGTCTCTCAAAAGTCAAGCTTGACCATG AGCTGAATCTCATGGACATCCTGACCACTCCATCCTTGGCTAAACCGAAAAAGGATTACTTCCGCACGCCAGGTCAAGTCCTCTCCTTAATCAGCTCCCTTGGGTTT AATACACCTGCAGGAGAAGGAAAGCGTCACTGCAGCGCCTCTGTTGTGTCCAGCCCCACGTCCTGCAGCAAAATAAAGCCCAAGAATAACTCCCTTGGTTCTCCTTTGATGAAGAAAACGGATCGGATGTATTCTCCGGCCGAGTGCCTTTTTAAAATGG GACCAAAGACGGGTGTGTTTAGTCCTCATAGCCTGACGAAAAATCTGGCTCCCACGTTGCTTAAGAGCAGGAAGAGGTTTGAAACGATGAGTGCGGGCAGCACCACCGACACCGAGGGGGGCGTCAGTCCACTGTGGGAGTGTGAGGAG AAGGAAAATGAATGCATCACTCACCATAGAGGTAGAAGGCAGTCTGAGTCAAAAGGCCGTGAACAGGCCGATGGACCCACAGAACTAGACACCTGTGCTGAGACCTCTTTTAGTCTTTCAAAAAAGTCAAGTCGATGCCATCAGGAGAACATTTGTGCGTCGGTGAGAAATGACTGCCAGCCTGCGGTTCCCGTATCTGTTAAGAGGACTTTTTCAGATATAGGAAGAAGTCCAGAGCCGCTGGAGATGAGAGCCAAAAAGGCAAATGCAGACTACCAGAGATTCTACGAGATTCCAGAAGAGAGTGTGAGGTCTCACACTGGTCTGACGGGGACGTTTTCCAACGTCCATGTGGGACACCGGGTTCCGAAGCGCTCCAGTCCCGTTGTTGTAGCCAAAAGTCTGTTTAGTGACCCGAGTGAGCCGGCGGAGGACGTGTTTGAAGATGGCGCTAAAGACTTGTCACATTCAAATATCACATCACCGCTTCCTGGGACCCGGGACATCTGCAGGAGCTTGAGCCTCGACTTTGATGGGTCCATGCATGAAAAGTCAATAATTATTGACAGCCATGCAGCTGTCCATCTGGGAAAGCTGCTGGAAAACAGGAACTCGGCATCATCTGAGGAGCATGACCAGAGTAAAGACTTCTCCGTCGCTGAATCACTGCCACAGGCTCCTTCTGTCGTCGCTACTGAAACCCCAAAACTGGGCCACAGCGGACGGAGGGCTGACTCCGAGCGTTCCCTCCTCAGCCGACTCCCCGATCTTCCCTGCGATGTCGCACAGTCCCCCTCGTTCCTCAAGCCAGGAAACGTCGTAGCCTTCCGTAGCTACTGTAGCTCCATCAACCGCTCCAACGTGTCGGGGGTTTCCAGACTCAGCGTTGGATCTTTGGAGGCGATGGACCTGTCCACATCAGCTTTTTATCACTCTGCGTCTGGCACTGCGACACCGGTGCAGAAAAGACGAAGCTCCAACAGTTCTCTTTATCAG ACTCCTAAGCCCATGTCGACCGCCCACACCCCTTTCAGGACGCCAAAGAGCGTGAGAAGGGGTGCGCTGCCTGTGGAGCGGGCTCCCATTTTAGGAACCCCGGACTATTTGGCTCCAGAGCTGCTTCTGGGACACCCGCACG ACTGCATGGTGGACTGGTGGGCGCTCGGCGTGTGTCTGTTCGAGTTCCTCACAGGTGTGCCGCCTTTCAACGACGAGACGCCTCAGCTGGTCTTCCAGAACATTCTCAACAGAG ACATCCCCTGGCCTGAAGGAGAGGAGGAACTCTGTCCAAACGCAAGGAATGCCATTGAGATCCTACTTACCATGGACATGACGAGGCGTGCTGGTCTTAAAG AGCTGAAGTGCCACCCCCTGTTCGACGGGCTGGACTGGGAcaacctgcagaaccagccgATGCCTTTCATACCTCAGCCAGAGGATGAAACCGACACCTCGTACTTCGAGGCGAGAAACAATGCTCAGCACATAGCCGTGTCTGGCTTCAGTCTGTAG
- the LOC142369683 gene encoding ATP-dependent zinc metalloprotease YME1L1-like isoform X1, protein MFSLSTTFQPQQMIVPLSQVITALHSLKNSATASVQTLHKDFTPEHSSYLKEPSVSLRDLGLSDVNASQLDELVNRLLPPPRPEEPPTGPSTWRTSYVSADSFFHNKHGFSTRRLGAFGSPFSHRQYHGPLRDLCSELHFLPVLVQSRGFKTLRTKARRAEAGYDGPVESDSYTPAFMKGLLFREKGPEAQSLEQVVQQRNLPENQQEAFKTGFTDGFMRSQAFTQRTQDSLRRTRLILLVLLLIGIYGLSRSPFLSGKGSFSDAVRFRTTSGLDSAVDPIQMKNVTFEHVKGVEEAKNELQEVVEFLKNPQKFTVLGGKLPKGILLIGPPGTGKTLLARAVAGEADVPFYYASGSEFDEMFVGVGASRIRNLFKEAKANAPCVIFIDELDSVGGKRIESPMHPYSRQTINQLLAEMDGFKPNEGVIVIGATNFAEALDNALVRPGRFDMQVTVPRPDVKGRTEILNLYLSKIKMDSSINAGIIARGTVGFSGAELENLVNQAALKAAVDGKQMVTMKDLEFAKDKILMGPERRSIEIDEKNKTITAYHESGHAIVAYYTKDAMPINKATIMPRGPTLGHVSMLPENDRWSETRAQLLAQMDVSMGGRVAEELIFGDENITTGASSDFDGATKIAKMMVTRFGMSDKLGVMTYGDVTKQSPETQAAIEQETRALLEDSYGRAKSLLKTYSKEHKKLADALLRYETLDAKEIQLVLEGKPLDH, encoded by the exons ATGTTTTCGCTGTCGACGACATTTCAGCCCCAGCAG ATGATTGTGCCTCTCAGCCAGGTCATCACTGCCCTGCACTCTCTGAAGAACTCGGCCACAGCTTCAGTCCAAACGCTTCACAAAGACTTCACTCCAGAGCACAGTTCATACCTTAAAGAG ccgagtgtgagtCTGAGGGACCTGGGCCTTTCAGATGTTAATGCGAGTCAGCTGGATGAGCTGGTGAACAGGTTACTACCTCCACCGCGACCAGAGGAACCTCCTACTGGTCCTTCAACATGGAGGACCAGTTATGTTTCTGCAGACAGCTTCTTTCACAACAAGCACG GCTTTTCAACAAGACGATTGGGGGCTTTCGGCTCCCCTTTCTCCCACAGACAGTACCACGGCCCGCTGAGAGATCTTTGCTCAGAGCTACACTTTTTGCCTG TGTTGGTCCAGAGCCGGGGGTTCAAAACGCTGAGAACAAAAGCCAGACGAGCGGAGGCTGGTTATGATGGTCCAGTGGAATCTGATTCCTACACACCAGCTTTCATGAAG GGATTGCTCTTCAGGGAAAAAGGACCAGAGGCACAGTCACTGGAACAAGTGGTACAACAGAGGAACCTTCCAGAAAATCAGCAGGAGGCTTTCAAGACGGGGTTCACAGATGGATTCATGAGGTCCCAAGCGTTTACTCAGCGAACACAAG ACTCGCTGAGGAGAACCAGGCTCATCCTGCTGGTCCTCCTGCTTATTGGTATTTATGGCCTGTCGAGATCCCCGTTTCTCTCCGGTAAAGGCTCCTTTTCTGATGCTg TGAGGTTCCGCACCACTTCTGGCCTGGACTCGGCAGTGGATCCCATCCAGATGAAgaatgtgacatttgagcatGTTAAAGGAGTGGAGGAGGCGAAGAATGAGCTGCAGGAGGTTGTTGAGTTTCTCAAGAACCCACAGAAGTTCACTGTTTTGGGTGGAAAGCTGCCTAAAG GGATCCTCCTTATTGGGCCCCCAGGAACAGGAAAGACTCTGTTAGCGCGAGCTGTGGCTGGAGAGGCAGATGTGCCTTTCTACTACGCCTCAGGATCTGAGTTTGATGAGATGTTTGTGGGCGTCGGTGCCAGCAGAATCAGGAACCTCTTCA AAGAGGCAAAAGCGAACGCTCCCTGCGTGATCTTCATCGACGAGCTGGACAGCGTTGGCGGAAAGAGGATCGAGTCTCCTATGCATCCTTACTCCAGACAAACCATTAACCAGCTGCTGGCTGAAATGGACGG GTTTAAACCAAACGAAGGTGTCATCGTGATCGGTGCCACAAACTTCGCCGAAGCTTTGGATAA tgcacTGGTGAGGCCCGGGAGGTTTGACATGCAGGTGACCGTCCCGCGTCCTGACGTGAAAGGACGCACGGAAATCCTCAATTTGTACCTCTCCAAGATCAAAATGGACTCCA GCATCAATGCGGGGATCATCGCCAGAGGTACCGTGGGCTTCTCGGGGGCAGAGCTGGAGAACCTGGTCAACCAGGCCGCCCTGAAGGCAGCAGTGGACGGGAAACAGATGGTCACAATGAAGGATCTTGAGTTTGCTAAGGACAAGATCCTCATGG GTCCTGAGAGGCGGAGCATCGAAATAGACGAGAAGAATAAAACCATTACGGCGTACCATGAGTCCGGCCATGCCATTGTTGCCTATTACACCAAAGATGCGATGCCCATCAATAAGGCCACCATCATGCCCCGAGGACCAACTCTTGGCCAT GTGTCCATGCTCCCAGAGAACGACCGCTGGAGCGAGACACGGGCCCAGCTGCTGGCTCAGATGGACGTCAGCATGGGCGGCCGGGTCGCAGAGGAGCTCATCTTCGGAGACGAAAACATTACCACAG GAGCATCCAGCGACTTTGATGGGGCAACCAAAATAGCCAAAATGATGGTTACCAGGTTCGGCATGAGTGACAAG CTCGGTGTCATGACCTATGGAGATGTGACCAAGCAGAGTCCGGAGACACAAGCCGCCATCGAACAGGAAACCAGAGCTTTACTGGAG GACTCTTACGGTCGTGCTAAAAGCCTCCTGAAGACCTACAGTAAGGAGCACAAGAAGCTAGCGGATGCCCTGCTACGATACGAAACTCTGGATGCCAAAGAGATCCAGTTGGTGCTTGAGGGTAAACCGTTGGACCACTAG
- the LOC142369683 gene encoding ATP-dependent zinc metalloprotease YME1L1-like isoform X2 gives MFSLSTTFQPQQMIVPLSQVITALHSLKNSATASVQTLHKDFTPEHSSYLKEPSVSLRDLGLSDVNASQLDELVNRLLPPPRPEEPPTGPSTWRTSYVSADSFFHNKHGFSTRRLGAFGSPFSHRQYHGPLRDLCSELHFLPVLVQSRGFKTLRTKARRAEAGYDGPVESDSYTPAFMKGLLFREKGPEAQSLEQVVQQRNLPENQQEAFKTGFTDGFMRSQAFTQRTQDSLRRTRLILLVLLLIGIYGLSRSPFLSVRFRTTSGLDSAVDPIQMKNVTFEHVKGVEEAKNELQEVVEFLKNPQKFTVLGGKLPKGILLIGPPGTGKTLLARAVAGEADVPFYYASGSEFDEMFVGVGASRIRNLFKEAKANAPCVIFIDELDSVGGKRIESPMHPYSRQTINQLLAEMDGFKPNEGVIVIGATNFAEALDNALVRPGRFDMQVTVPRPDVKGRTEILNLYLSKIKMDSSINAGIIARGTVGFSGAELENLVNQAALKAAVDGKQMVTMKDLEFAKDKILMGPERRSIEIDEKNKTITAYHESGHAIVAYYTKDAMPINKATIMPRGPTLGHVSMLPENDRWSETRAQLLAQMDVSMGGRVAEELIFGDENITTGASSDFDGATKIAKMMVTRFGMSDKLGVMTYGDVTKQSPETQAAIEQETRALLEDSYGRAKSLLKTYSKEHKKLADALLRYETLDAKEIQLVLEGKPLDH, from the exons ATGTTTTCGCTGTCGACGACATTTCAGCCCCAGCAG ATGATTGTGCCTCTCAGCCAGGTCATCACTGCCCTGCACTCTCTGAAGAACTCGGCCACAGCTTCAGTCCAAACGCTTCACAAAGACTTCACTCCAGAGCACAGTTCATACCTTAAAGAG ccgagtgtgagtCTGAGGGACCTGGGCCTTTCAGATGTTAATGCGAGTCAGCTGGATGAGCTGGTGAACAGGTTACTACCTCCACCGCGACCAGAGGAACCTCCTACTGGTCCTTCAACATGGAGGACCAGTTATGTTTCTGCAGACAGCTTCTTTCACAACAAGCACG GCTTTTCAACAAGACGATTGGGGGCTTTCGGCTCCCCTTTCTCCCACAGACAGTACCACGGCCCGCTGAGAGATCTTTGCTCAGAGCTACACTTTTTGCCTG TGTTGGTCCAGAGCCGGGGGTTCAAAACGCTGAGAACAAAAGCCAGACGAGCGGAGGCTGGTTATGATGGTCCAGTGGAATCTGATTCCTACACACCAGCTTTCATGAAG GGATTGCTCTTCAGGGAAAAAGGACCAGAGGCACAGTCACTGGAACAAGTGGTACAACAGAGGAACCTTCCAGAAAATCAGCAGGAGGCTTTCAAGACGGGGTTCACAGATGGATTCATGAGGTCCCAAGCGTTTACTCAGCGAACACAAG ACTCGCTGAGGAGAACCAGGCTCATCCTGCTGGTCCTCCTGCTTATTGGTATTTATGGCCTGTCGAGATCCCCGTTTCTCTCCG TGAGGTTCCGCACCACTTCTGGCCTGGACTCGGCAGTGGATCCCATCCAGATGAAgaatgtgacatttgagcatGTTAAAGGAGTGGAGGAGGCGAAGAATGAGCTGCAGGAGGTTGTTGAGTTTCTCAAGAACCCACAGAAGTTCACTGTTTTGGGTGGAAAGCTGCCTAAAG GGATCCTCCTTATTGGGCCCCCAGGAACAGGAAAGACTCTGTTAGCGCGAGCTGTGGCTGGAGAGGCAGATGTGCCTTTCTACTACGCCTCAGGATCTGAGTTTGATGAGATGTTTGTGGGCGTCGGTGCCAGCAGAATCAGGAACCTCTTCA AAGAGGCAAAAGCGAACGCTCCCTGCGTGATCTTCATCGACGAGCTGGACAGCGTTGGCGGAAAGAGGATCGAGTCTCCTATGCATCCTTACTCCAGACAAACCATTAACCAGCTGCTGGCTGAAATGGACGG GTTTAAACCAAACGAAGGTGTCATCGTGATCGGTGCCACAAACTTCGCCGAAGCTTTGGATAA tgcacTGGTGAGGCCCGGGAGGTTTGACATGCAGGTGACCGTCCCGCGTCCTGACGTGAAAGGACGCACGGAAATCCTCAATTTGTACCTCTCCAAGATCAAAATGGACTCCA GCATCAATGCGGGGATCATCGCCAGAGGTACCGTGGGCTTCTCGGGGGCAGAGCTGGAGAACCTGGTCAACCAGGCCGCCCTGAAGGCAGCAGTGGACGGGAAACAGATGGTCACAATGAAGGATCTTGAGTTTGCTAAGGACAAGATCCTCATGG GTCCTGAGAGGCGGAGCATCGAAATAGACGAGAAGAATAAAACCATTACGGCGTACCATGAGTCCGGCCATGCCATTGTTGCCTATTACACCAAAGATGCGATGCCCATCAATAAGGCCACCATCATGCCCCGAGGACCAACTCTTGGCCAT GTGTCCATGCTCCCAGAGAACGACCGCTGGAGCGAGACACGGGCCCAGCTGCTGGCTCAGATGGACGTCAGCATGGGCGGCCGGGTCGCAGAGGAGCTCATCTTCGGAGACGAAAACATTACCACAG GAGCATCCAGCGACTTTGATGGGGCAACCAAAATAGCCAAAATGATGGTTACCAGGTTCGGCATGAGTGACAAG CTCGGTGTCATGACCTATGGAGATGTGACCAAGCAGAGTCCGGAGACACAAGCCGCCATCGAACAGGAAACCAGAGCTTTACTGGAG GACTCTTACGGTCGTGCTAAAAGCCTCCTGAAGACCTACAGTAAGGAGCACAAGAAGCTAGCGGATGCCCTGCTACGATACGAAACTCTGGATGCCAAAGAGATCCAGTTGGTGCTTGAGGGTAAACCGTTGGACCACTAG